A portion of the Mycobacterium paraseoulense genome contains these proteins:
- a CDS encoding acyl-CoA dehydrogenase family protein gives MLEAVRKLSPEIAERSGEIEKAKVVPPDLLARLADAGAFRMFVPRQYGGEELSLPDAMAVIEELSRADGSTGWTVMVGADFAPVFARFPKHVVDSEVYHDGPDAMARGALAPKGIAVPADGGYVVSGQWPLASGSYKHDWMMGNCIVLDDGQPRMTELGAPEMKLAMVPTEQVQFLDTWDSVGLRATNSHDFVLKEVFVPEHHTAELFGPAGVDVPMFRLPIRLSLGPTHVAVALGIADGALADLRGLAKTKRPAFNPGMRLAEDPVFQFRLGQLDTRLAAARALAEKETQLMWDIAVAGGQIDPLVGVRNRAMVAYVHTACVEIVNEAFGLAGSNAMYNTSTLQRRLRDIRTAAQHVAASAEIYQIAGALLVGEDVPPAALI, from the coding sequence GTGCTCGAGGCCGTCCGCAAGTTGAGCCCGGAGATCGCTGAACGATCTGGCGAGATCGAGAAGGCCAAGGTGGTGCCTCCGGACCTGCTCGCGCGGCTTGCCGACGCCGGCGCCTTCCGCATGTTTGTGCCGCGCCAGTACGGCGGCGAAGAGCTGAGCTTGCCTGATGCGATGGCCGTCATCGAGGAGTTATCGCGCGCGGACGGCTCGACGGGTTGGACGGTGATGGTCGGTGCCGATTTCGCGCCGGTTTTTGCTCGCTTCCCCAAGCATGTCGTCGACAGCGAGGTCTACCACGACGGGCCGGACGCGATGGCACGCGGCGCGCTCGCTCCTAAGGGCATCGCGGTGCCGGCCGACGGGGGTTACGTCGTCAGCGGTCAGTGGCCCCTGGCCAGCGGGAGTTATAAGCACGACTGGATGATGGGCAACTGCATCGTGCTGGACGACGGCCAGCCGCGGATGACAGAGCTCGGTGCGCCGGAGATGAAGCTGGCCATGGTGCCCACGGAGCAGGTGCAATTCCTGGACACCTGGGATTCGGTGGGGTTGCGGGCGACCAACAGCCATGACTTCGTCCTGAAGGAAGTGTTCGTGCCCGAGCACCACACTGCCGAGCTGTTTGGACCCGCCGGTGTGGATGTTCCGATGTTCCGACTGCCGATCCGGTTGTCCTTGGGGCCCACCCATGTCGCCGTAGCGCTCGGCATCGCCGATGGCGCGCTGGCCGACTTGCGCGGGCTGGCCAAGACGAAGCGCCCCGCATTCAATCCCGGCATGCGACTGGCCGAGGACCCTGTCTTCCAGTTCCGGCTGGGACAGCTCGACACTCGGCTGGCCGCGGCCCGGGCGCTCGCGGAGAAGGAAACCCAGCTGATGTGGGATATCGCTGTGGCCGGCGGTCAGATCGATCCGCTTGTTGGGGTGCGCAATCGAGCGATGGTGGCGTACGTGCATACCGCATGTGTGGAGATCGTCAATGAGGCATTTGGCCTGGCCGGTAGCAATGCCATGTACAACACCTCCACGCTGCAACGACGCTTGCGCGATATCCGGACCGCGGCGCAGCACGTCGCCGCCAGCGCGGAGATCTACCAAATCGCCGGCGCCTTACTGGTTGGCGAAGACGTGCCGCCGGCGGCCTTGATCTAG
- a CDS encoding VOC family protein, whose protein sequence is MIELHDIAYVRSGVTDLERAEGFAVHVVGLEPVAREPGVTYLRADHRHHCVALIESPQAGVHASAFTLKDEAALEAAEIELTRYGCAVRRGSAEEARQRHVRAFIAFEDPFGNQVELVTDQSTLARPIEFGRPAAGIAEFGHLCLDAPDVRAAHEFWSTVFSAKVSDWIGDAACLMRIDPVHHKLALFQNDAGPGLCHINFQVHSLDDVMRNWRFLQRNDVRILHGPGRHPTSTAIFVYFVGPDNLTYEYSFGVRRIEDDAAWRPRTFNLEEDGSIDMWLGPTQRTVTQPQLAREAQNGSAAGVPTPSGQAR, encoded by the coding sequence ATGATCGAACTGCACGACATTGCTTATGTCCGATCCGGCGTCACCGACCTGGAACGTGCGGAAGGATTCGCCGTGCACGTCGTGGGTCTTGAGCCCGTGGCGCGCGAACCGGGGGTGACGTATCTGCGAGCAGACCATCGCCACCACTGCGTGGCCCTAATCGAGAGCCCGCAGGCGGGTGTACACGCCTCGGCCTTCACCCTGAAGGACGAGGCGGCCCTGGAAGCCGCTGAGATCGAGCTGACACGGTATGGATGCGCAGTGCGGCGTGGTTCGGCCGAAGAAGCACGGCAACGACATGTGCGGGCGTTCATCGCCTTCGAGGATCCGTTCGGCAACCAGGTGGAACTGGTTACCGACCAGAGCACCTTGGCTAGACCCATCGAGTTCGGGCGTCCGGCGGCCGGAATCGCGGAGTTCGGGCACCTGTGTCTGGATGCTCCCGATGTTCGAGCCGCGCACGAGTTCTGGTCGACCGTGTTCAGCGCCAAGGTTTCCGACTGGATCGGTGATGCGGCATGTCTGATGCGAATTGACCCGGTTCACCACAAGCTGGCGCTCTTTCAGAATGACGCCGGGCCGGGGCTCTGCCACATCAACTTTCAGGTGCACAGCCTCGACGACGTGATGCGCAACTGGCGCTTCCTGCAACGGAACGACGTGCGTATCTTGCACGGGCCGGGTCGCCATCCGACGTCGACGGCGATCTTCGTGTACTTCGTCGGACCCGACAACTTGACCTACGAATACTCGTTCGGCGTCCGGCGCATCGAAGACGACGCGGCATGGCGGCCGCGGACGTTCAACCTCGAGGAGGACGGGTCCATCGACATGTGGCTGGGCCCGACCCAGCGCACCGTGACACAGCCCCAACTGGCTCGCGAAGCCCAGAACGGCTCGGCAGCCGGGGTTCCCACGCCGTCGGGGCAAGCGCGGTGA
- a CDS encoding cupin domain-containing protein — protein sequence MTQTRGVFGTLADFDKHLDALHLRGQWQYDAQLMQLTDGPRPAGVPFLWDRQLVLHALRDMCEVMSSDTARRNFSFINPAPGVDGTSHTLVMGMQITLPGEIAWAHRHSINALRFVVDGSPDLYTAVDGERLVMNDGDLIITPAYSWHDHHNESDKAGVWIDILDVPVMGYLHQMFFEPFGSSTQPLRCEPADFISTRSAPVRPAWEQQASTRIPFRYAWTDVRRALHDFAGSAGSPFDGVILHYSHPITGGPTLPTIDCFAQLLPPGRATQRHRHTASAVYYVVEGEGSTVVGDDTLDWATGDSFVVPNWMWHQHINRSANSDAVLFSATDAPLLVALGMYREEPHDSFGTGQYPAVPADLARQGSVI from the coding sequence ATGACACAGACGCGGGGCGTCTTCGGAACGCTTGCCGATTTCGACAAACATCTCGACGCATTGCACCTTCGGGGACAGTGGCAGTACGACGCGCAGTTGATGCAGTTGACCGACGGTCCCCGGCCCGCCGGCGTGCCGTTTCTCTGGGACCGGCAGCTGGTCTTGCACGCGTTGCGCGACATGTGCGAGGTGATGTCGAGCGATACCGCACGGCGGAACTTCAGCTTCATCAACCCAGCACCTGGAGTTGACGGCACCAGCCACACGCTCGTGATGGGCATGCAGATCACCCTGCCGGGTGAAATCGCTTGGGCGCACCGCCATTCCATCAACGCGTTGCGTTTCGTCGTCGACGGCAGTCCCGACCTGTACACCGCCGTCGACGGGGAGCGGCTAGTCATGAACGACGGCGACTTGATCATTACTCCGGCCTATTCCTGGCACGATCATCACAACGAAAGCGACAAGGCAGGGGTCTGGATAGACATCCTCGATGTTCCGGTCATGGGTTACCTGCATCAAATGTTCTTCGAGCCGTTCGGATCCAGCACGCAACCGTTACGTTGCGAACCGGCCGACTTCATCAGCACTCGCTCGGCACCTGTACGGCCGGCCTGGGAACAACAGGCGAGCACCCGGATCCCGTTCCGGTATGCCTGGACCGACGTCCGACGAGCGCTTCACGACTTCGCCGGCAGCGCGGGCAGTCCCTTCGACGGCGTGATCCTGCACTACAGCCACCCGATCACCGGTGGCCCCACGTTGCCCACGATCGACTGCTTCGCGCAATTGTTGCCGCCGGGTCGGGCCACGCAGCGTCACCGGCACACCGCCAGCGCCGTGTACTACGTCGTCGAGGGCGAAGGCAGCACCGTCGTGGGCGACGACACGCTCGACTGGGCCACGGGCGACTCGTTTGTCGTCCCGAATTGGATGTGGCATCAACACATCAATCGGTCGGCGAACTCCGACGCGGTGCTGTTTTCGGCGACCGACGCCCCGCTGCTTGTGGCGCTAGGCATGTATCGCGAAGAGCCGCACGACTCCTTCGGCACCGGCCAGTACCCCGCGGTACCGGCGGATCTGGCGCGGCAGGGGTCGGTCATATGA
- a CDS encoding aldehyde dehydrogenase family protein — MQSSLADNTEAVAALLDRDWRMLIGSTAAAAHDGATMEITTPHDGTTIAHVPCAGESDVAAAVSAATAAFTPWRDTPLTERAQMIRDFAARLRSRARDFGLLDAIDTGNPVTAMVGDVMMAARWLDYHAGVAFSLAGATLPSMTRSWLLTRKEPYGVVGRIIPYNHPILFAAAKVGAPVITGNTLVLKIPDQAPLSSLLMAEVVLESFPPGVVNILSGPGAVTGDALVRHPAVKRLALIGSVETGQRVLASAASAGIKHVTLELGGKNAMVVCPDADPAAVVEGAAFGMNCHWSQGQSCGSTTRLFVHESLHDQVVADLSDRLKSIRIGHPLDPRTEMGCLVSQAQYDKVIGYIESAHEDGARLVTGGGRPDGEEFENGCYVEPTIFADVDTSMRIAREEVFGPVLSVFRWTDLDTVIEQANELPFGLTGAVWSNDITTAISVADRLDTGYVWINGSGSHFLGAPFGGHKNSGIGTEEGIEELESYLQSKTVNIPLR, encoded by the coding sequence ATGCAGTCTTCACTGGCTGACAACACCGAGGCCGTGGCTGCGCTGCTCGACCGCGACTGGCGCATGCTCATCGGCAGCACAGCCGCGGCAGCTCATGACGGTGCGACGATGGAGATCACGACACCGCACGACGGGACCACCATCGCGCACGTGCCCTGCGCGGGTGAAAGCGACGTCGCCGCCGCGGTATCGGCCGCCACGGCAGCCTTTACGCCGTGGCGCGACACCCCGCTTACCGAGCGGGCGCAAATGATCCGTGATTTCGCTGCGCGATTGCGCTCGCGCGCCAGGGACTTCGGACTGCTCGACGCCATCGACACCGGTAATCCCGTCACCGCCATGGTCGGTGACGTGATGATGGCGGCGCGCTGGCTCGATTATCACGCCGGGGTCGCGTTCAGCCTCGCCGGCGCCACGCTGCCCTCGATGACCCGCAGCTGGTTGCTGACCCGCAAGGAACCGTACGGCGTCGTAGGACGGATCATTCCCTACAACCATCCGATACTGTTTGCCGCCGCCAAAGTCGGCGCACCCGTGATCACCGGCAACACCCTGGTACTCAAGATTCCCGATCAGGCCCCACTTTCGTCGCTGCTGATGGCCGAGGTCGTGCTCGAGTCCTTCCCACCCGGGGTGGTCAACATCCTGTCCGGGCCCGGCGCGGTTACCGGCGATGCTCTGGTACGCCACCCCGCCGTCAAGCGGCTGGCGCTCATCGGCAGCGTCGAGACCGGGCAACGGGTCCTGGCGTCGGCGGCATCGGCGGGAATCAAGCACGTGACGCTGGAGTTGGGCGGCAAGAACGCGATGGTCGTCTGCCCGGACGCCGATCCGGCTGCCGTCGTCGAAGGGGCCGCGTTTGGCATGAACTGCCATTGGAGTCAGGGCCAGTCGTGCGGGTCGACCACCCGGCTCTTCGTCCACGAATCACTGCACGACCAGGTGGTCGCCGATCTCAGCGACCGGCTCAAGTCGATCCGTATCGGGCACCCGCTCGACCCGCGTACGGAGATGGGTTGCCTTGTCTCGCAAGCGCAATACGACAAGGTGATAGGGTACATCGAATCGGCGCACGAGGATGGAGCGCGTCTGGTCACCGGCGGCGGCAGACCTGACGGTGAAGAATTCGAGAACGGCTGCTACGTCGAACCGACGATCTTCGCCGATGTCGACACGTCGATGAGGATCGCGCGCGAGGAGGTCTTCGGGCCTGTGCTTTCGGTCTTCCGCTGGACGGATCTGGACACCGTGATCGAACAGGCCAACGAGCTGCCATTCGGACTCACGGGTGCGGTGTGGAGCAACGACATCACCACCGCGATATCGGTGGCCGACCGGCTTGATACCGGCTACGTCTGGATCAACGGTTCCGGCAGTCATTTCCTCGGGGCACCGTTCGGCGGACACAAGAACAGCGGTATCGGGACCGAAGAGGGCATCGAGGAGCTGGAAAGCTATCTGCAATCCAAGACCGTCAACATTCCGCTGCGGTGA
- a CDS encoding amidohydrolase family protein: MHTHGLPRYLPNFTNRFGGSWPELVQTGSCTADILVGGRHFRSITDHCWDPQRRLEDMDADGVAMQVVSPIPITFSYGLNHEGVATLSRIQNEWIAGLVRDHPSRFAGLGTVPLQDPARAAEMAVAIVRDLKLAGVEIGSNVGGRSLDDPALEPFFAACAEESALIFVHPCNVLGADRLSKHGLAHSIGMGAETAAAAASLVLGGVLDRHPGLKILLAHGGGAFLGLLSRIDRIWECLPQAGDTSDRPSSYVGRFYYDSLVFDPDALAALIARVGAERVAIGTDYPFMIAERPAGAALFAAGLIEAVTTSVTSTTATTILGLSQDRVGSHPR, translated from the coding sequence GTGCATACGCATGGCCTGCCGCGCTATCTCCCGAATTTCACGAACCGCTTCGGTGGTTCATGGCCTGAACTCGTCCAGACTGGATCGTGCACAGCCGATATCCTGGTCGGCGGCAGGCACTTCCGGTCAATCACCGATCATTGCTGGGATCCGCAGCGGCGACTGGAGGACATGGACGCCGACGGAGTCGCAATGCAGGTGGTCTCGCCGATCCCCATCACGTTCTCCTATGGTCTGAACCATGAAGGTGTGGCGACTCTGTCGCGCATCCAGAATGAGTGGATCGCCGGTCTGGTTCGCGACCACCCGTCCCGATTCGCCGGGCTGGGTACCGTGCCACTACAAGATCCAGCGCGGGCTGCCGAGATGGCCGTCGCCATCGTGCGCGACCTCAAGCTGGCCGGCGTGGAGATCGGATCCAACGTCGGCGGCCGTAGCCTCGACGACCCTGCGCTCGAGCCGTTCTTCGCCGCCTGCGCCGAAGAATCCGCGTTGATTTTCGTCCATCCGTGCAATGTGCTGGGCGCCGACCGGCTGTCCAAACACGGGCTGGCGCATTCGATCGGCATGGGAGCCGAAACCGCCGCGGCAGCGGCCTCGTTGGTGCTGGGCGGGGTGTTGGATCGCCACCCGGGTCTGAAGATTCTGCTGGCCCACGGCGGAGGGGCGTTTCTGGGCCTGCTGTCGCGGATCGACCGGATTTGGGAGTGCCTTCCGCAGGCCGGAGATACTAGTGACCGGCCGTCGTCGTATGTGGGTCGCTTCTACTACGATTCGCTGGTCTTCGACCCGGATGCGTTGGCGGCGCTGATCGCACGGGTCGGTGCCGAGCGGGTGGCCATCGGCACCGACTACCCATTTATGATCGCCGAAAGGCCAGCGGGTGCAGCGCTATTCGCCGCCGGACTCATCGAAGCGGTGACCACCTCGGTGACTTCGACCACCGCGACCACAATCCTGGGGCTGAGCCAGGACCGCGTAGGGTCACACCCGCGCTGA
- a CDS encoding nuclear transport factor 2 family protein: MTSTEAMTNIEAMTTEWELTRLNNDFVYYIDNGDFESMIALFTPEAAFDRAGTVHRGHDELRQGMSDRPKVTARHLLTNFHFSNVGKYSAEAVVTAMVYHGPVSENGGPVVYATDNGRVIEFHDKYTKTPGGWRISARTARPIFTPKIWP; this comes from the coding sequence ATGACGAGTACCGAGGCAATGACGAACATCGAAGCAATGACGACCGAGTGGGAACTTACCCGGCTCAACAACGATTTCGTCTATTACATCGACAACGGTGACTTCGAGTCGATGATCGCGCTGTTCACCCCCGAGGCCGCGTTCGACCGCGCCGGCACCGTTCATCGGGGGCACGACGAGCTGCGCCAGGGCATGAGTGACCGACCGAAAGTCACGGCGCGCCACCTGCTCACGAACTTCCACTTCAGCAACGTCGGCAAGTATTCGGCGGAGGCTGTCGTCACCGCGATGGTCTATCACGGACCGGTCTCGGAGAACGGCGGGCCCGTCGTTTACGCCACTGATAATGGCCGCGTGATCGAGTTCCACGACAAGTACACCAAGACCCCCGGTGGCTGGCGTATCTCGGCGCGGACCGCGCGGCCCATCTTCACCCCGAAGATTTGGCCCTAA
- a CDS encoding ferredoxin: MAYERRLHITVDRSKCCGYTLCAAEAPEVYSIDDHGFAVAPESVPEELEEQACRGADVCPESAIVLSRTEPSAETTDSISK; this comes from the coding sequence ATGGCATATGAACGACGATTGCACATCACCGTCGACCGGTCGAAGTGCTGCGGATACACGTTGTGCGCCGCCGAGGCGCCAGAGGTCTACTCGATCGACGACCACGGTTTCGCGGTGGCGCCGGAAAGCGTGCCGGAGGAACTCGAAGAGCAGGCCTGCCGGGGTGCTGACGTCTGCCCTGAGAGTGCGATCGTGCTGAGCCGCACGGAGCCCTCCGCGGAAACTACCGACTCGATAAGTAAGTAG
- a CDS encoding dihydrodipicolinate synthase family protein produces the protein MTLTRADINGVVGIVPTPATGDAASWRAASTINTSETEKMIEEVVNAGIEFIMSAGTFGECATLTHDEWLTFTTCIAKVIRGRVPFFAGVTTLNTRDTISRGREAIAAGADGLFTGRPMWLPLDDDGIYRFYRDLTEALPGVPIVVYDNPAAFKGKISVEAYRKLAELPEIVATKHAGGPTLERDTQAIGDKVAVLPLDSDWYSIARRFPELATACWSGNVACAPSPLAALSRAVLSREWTAAEAISDKVNWALAPQFGGDMARFMDYSIPVGRARFRAAGLIDPGPSRPPYTEAPADMIAGGEETGRRWAQLEHQYRGTP, from the coding sequence ATGACCCTCACCCGGGCCGACATCAACGGCGTCGTAGGCATCGTGCCGACGCCGGCAACCGGCGACGCCGCGAGCTGGCGTGCTGCAAGCACCATCAACACCTCCGAGACCGAAAAGATGATCGAAGAGGTGGTCAACGCTGGCATCGAATTCATCATGTCCGCAGGCACATTCGGCGAATGCGCGACGCTGACCCACGACGAGTGGCTGACCTTCACCACCTGCATCGCCAAGGTGATCCGGGGCCGAGTGCCGTTCTTCGCCGGCGTCACGACGCTAAACACCCGTGACACGATCTCCCGTGGACGTGAGGCTATTGCCGCCGGCGCCGACGGGCTCTTCACTGGGCGCCCGATGTGGCTGCCACTCGACGACGACGGCATATACCGCTTCTACCGCGACCTCACCGAGGCCCTGCCCGGCGTTCCGATCGTCGTGTATGACAATCCCGCCGCGTTCAAGGGCAAGATCAGCGTCGAGGCCTACCGAAAGCTGGCCGAATTGCCCGAGATCGTGGCAACCAAACACGCGGGCGGCCCGACGTTGGAGCGCGATACGCAAGCAATCGGTGACAAGGTGGCCGTCCTGCCGCTCGACTCCGACTGGTACTCGATTGCGCGGCGCTTCCCTGAGCTCGCCACGGCGTGCTGGTCGGGCAATGTCGCTTGCGCGCCATCTCCTCTGGCGGCACTCTCACGCGCTGTACTCAGCCGCGAATGGACCGCCGCCGAAGCGATCTCGGACAAGGTGAACTGGGCGCTGGCACCGCAATTCGGCGGCGACATGGCACGTTTCATGGACTACAGCATCCCGGTGGGACGGGCCAGGTTCCGCGCCGCCGGGCTGATCGATCCGGGTCCTAGCCGGCCGCCGTATACCGAAGCGCCGGCCGACATGATCGCTGGTGGCGAGGAGACGGGACGCCGCTGGGCGCAATTGGAACACCAGTACCGCGGCACACCATAG
- a CDS encoding 2-keto-4-pentenoate hydratase — protein MSRNRTDDACTVEWAASELLEAESTRTDRDPLTDEWSDLDLATAYRVQDETLRRRIERGERLIGVKLGLTSRAKQLRMGIDVPLVAWLTDAMRLPAGAPVPRGALIHPRAEPEIVFVMAERLTGPGIMASQALSAVGRVYCGIEVIDSRYRDFRFTLPDVVADNASSGRFVLGSAGMAPDALDLVQEACRLEVDGQLVDRATGAAVQGHPAEALALAANVLAERGLAIEPGWIVLSGGMTDAVGVPPGARVAAHFTHLGSIALDGGQ, from the coding sequence GTGAGCCGCAACCGCACGGACGACGCTTGCACCGTTGAGTGGGCGGCCAGCGAACTGCTGGAGGCCGAAAGCACACGGACCGACCGCGATCCGCTCACCGACGAATGGAGCGATCTCGACCTGGCGACCGCCTACCGCGTTCAAGACGAAACGCTGCGGCGCCGCATCGAGCGCGGTGAGCGGCTCATCGGTGTGAAACTTGGTCTGACATCGCGTGCAAAGCAACTCCGCATGGGCATCGACGTGCCGCTGGTCGCGTGGCTGACCGATGCGATGAGGCTGCCGGCGGGCGCGCCCGTTCCGCGGGGAGCGCTCATCCATCCCCGTGCAGAACCAGAGATCGTGTTCGTCATGGCCGAACGGCTCACCGGCCCTGGCATCATGGCCTCGCAGGCACTGAGCGCGGTCGGTAGGGTCTATTGCGGGATCGAGGTCATCGACTCACGCTACCGGGATTTCCGGTTCACGCTGCCCGACGTTGTCGCCGACAATGCATCCTCCGGCCGGTTCGTCCTGGGGTCGGCGGGCATGGCCCCCGACGCTTTGGATTTGGTGCAGGAGGCCTGCCGTCTCGAGGTCGATGGTCAGTTAGTCGACCGCGCGACCGGCGCGGCGGTGCAAGGCCATCCGGCCGAAGCGCTGGCACTCGCGGCAAACGTTCTTGCCGAACGCGGATTGGCAATCGAGCCCGGCTGGATTGTGCTGAGCGGCGGCATGACCGATGCGGTCGGCGTGCCCCCCGGAGCGCGGGTGGCCGCCCACTTCACCCATCTCGGTTCGATCGCGCTGGACGGAGGACAGTAA
- a CDS encoding aldehyde dehydrogenase: MNVIRHFIDGAETESSSGARFDTVDPWTREPWAQVALGGVEEVDRAVTAARRAFDEGPWPRMGYAERGAILHRLADLIIEHADELALADTTDMGKPLVDARNNDVPRSAQNFRFFADHARLATGEVLPMDTGHHAYTMFEPAGVVAAIAPWNFPLMLETWKIAPALAWGNTVVLKPAEDTPASATILAGLASQAGMPPGVLNVVHGYGPASVGAALTADGRIDRITFTGESGTGKAIAAAAAAHLTPVSLELGGKGANVVFADADLDTAVNWSVRAVFSNAGQVCLAGSRLYVQREIYDDFLAKFVTAAESMRTGDPKLPQTQVGPLASESHWKKVRSYLDDIGAGGSTMRTGGLGEGWAIRPTVVTDLPPDARLWREEVFGPIVVVAPFDSEAEAIAAANGTCYGLNAMLFTENLSRAHRVASALRAGTVWVNCFFIRDLRAPFGGVGDSGIGREGGTFSREFFTEPKAVLVAVDGADDAAQ, translated from the coding sequence GTGAACGTGATACGCCATTTCATCGACGGTGCGGAAACCGAGTCCTCCAGCGGCGCACGCTTCGACACTGTCGATCCATGGACCCGGGAACCGTGGGCGCAGGTTGCGCTGGGGGGCGTCGAGGAGGTCGACCGGGCGGTGACCGCGGCCCGGCGCGCCTTCGACGAGGGCCCCTGGCCACGAATGGGGTATGCGGAGCGGGGCGCCATTCTGCACCGCCTGGCCGATCTGATCATCGAACACGCCGACGAGCTTGCCCTCGCCGATACCACCGACATGGGCAAGCCACTCGTTGACGCCAGGAACAATGACGTCCCTCGGTCGGCGCAGAACTTCCGATTCTTCGCAGACCATGCCCGATTGGCGACCGGCGAAGTTTTGCCGATGGATACGGGACACCACGCCTACACCATGTTCGAGCCCGCCGGTGTGGTGGCGGCGATCGCGCCGTGGAACTTTCCCTTGATGCTCGAGACATGGAAGATCGCTCCCGCGCTGGCATGGGGTAACACCGTCGTGCTCAAACCCGCCGAGGACACACCGGCCTCGGCGACCATTCTTGCCGGGTTGGCGTCGCAGGCCGGCATGCCGCCAGGGGTGCTCAACGTCGTGCATGGCTACGGTCCCGCCTCGGTCGGCGCCGCGCTGACCGCCGATGGTCGCATCGACCGCATCACCTTCACGGGGGAATCGGGCACCGGGAAGGCCATCGCGGCCGCGGCGGCAGCGCATCTGACACCCGTAAGCCTTGAGCTCGGCGGCAAGGGCGCCAATGTTGTTTTCGCCGATGCGGACCTCGATACGGCCGTGAATTGGTCTGTGCGCGCGGTGTTTTCCAACGCGGGGCAGGTCTGCCTTGCCGGTAGCCGACTGTACGTGCAACGCGAAATCTATGATGACTTCCTGGCGAAGTTCGTCACTGCTGCGGAGTCGATGCGAACGGGGGACCCCAAGCTGCCGCAGACCCAGGTAGGGCCGTTGGCTTCCGAATCGCATTGGAAGAAAGTGCGCTCCTATCTGGACGACATCGGCGCCGGGGGCAGCACCATGCGCACCGGCGGTCTTGGCGAGGGTTGGGCCATCCGGCCGACCGTCGTCACCGACCTGCCACCGGATGCCCGGTTGTGGCGCGAGGAGGTCTTCGGTCCGATTGTGGTCGTGGCGCCCTTCGACAGCGAAGCGGAGGCGATCGCCGCAGCGAATGGCACCTGCTACGGGCTCAACGCGATGCTGTTCACCGAGAACCTATCCCGGGCGCACCGCGTCGCGTCCGCGCTGCGGGCGGGCACGGTCTGGGTCAACTGCTTTTTTATCCGGGACCTGCGCGCGCCGTTCGGCGGTGTTGGCGATTCGGGAATCGGCCGTGAAGGTGGCACGTTCAGCCGAGAGTTCTTCACAGAGCCCAAGGCAGTGTTAGTGGCGGTCGACGGGGCGGACGACGCCGCCCAGTAG
- a CDS encoding tautomerase family protein: protein MPLVEVTLVQGRTPEQLRALITGLTDAVEAAIGVARGSIRVVLREVPATHWAAGDVTIAEREKS, encoded by the coding sequence ATGCCGCTCGTCGAGGTGACGCTGGTGCAAGGCCGCACGCCCGAGCAGCTACGGGCCCTGATCACCGGCCTGACTGATGCCGTCGAGGCGGCCATCGGCGTTGCGCGGGGCAGCATCCGGGTGGTTCTTCGCGAGGTGCCCGCAACGCACTGGGCCGCCGGCGATGTCACGATTGCAGAGCGCGAAAAAAGCTGA
- a CDS encoding MarR family winged helix-turn-helix transcriptional regulator → MPRSARTPSSVAEQIARAAELEGPEFDPTVLALTLTMFRTATAFERAHAAELLPHGLNTSQLNILTVLDRAPEPLTMGALGQAVAVRPANLTGVVDGLVERQLLERISNPDDRRSFLIRISSQGRAFLRKFLPGHWTYLQQLMDGLTQRQKQQLRALLERFFDSIEANTPNGVNPDSLAGRGRSGRAKRVAVS, encoded by the coding sequence ATGCCCCGATCTGCTCGCACGCCGTCGTCCGTCGCCGAACAAATTGCCAGAGCGGCCGAACTGGAAGGCCCAGAATTCGACCCTACGGTTCTGGCGTTGACCCTGACCATGTTTCGTACCGCGACCGCTTTCGAGCGAGCTCACGCCGCCGAGCTGCTGCCGCATGGCCTCAACACCAGCCAGCTGAACATCCTCACCGTGTTGGACCGCGCGCCCGAGCCTCTGACGATGGGGGCGCTGGGGCAGGCCGTGGCGGTGCGCCCGGCGAACCTGACCGGCGTGGTCGATGGACTGGTGGAGCGGCAGCTCCTCGAACGGATCTCAAACCCCGATGATCGGCGTTCGTTTCTGATCCGGATCAGTAGCCAGGGACGCGCGTTCCTGCGCAAATTTCTGCCGGGACATTGGACGTATCTGCAGCAACTGATGGATGGGCTCACCCAGAGGCAGAAGCAACAGCTTCGGGCGCTGCTGGAACGTTTCTTTGATTCGATCGAGGCGAACACCCCCAATGGTGTGAACCCCGATTCCTTGGCGGGCCGTGGTCGGTCGGGTCGGGCGAAACGCGTGGCCGTGTCGTGA